The following are encoded together in the Streptomyces rapamycinicus NRRL 5491 genome:
- a CDS encoding succinate dehydrogenase hydrophobic membrane anchor subunit: protein MSAETTTPASDAVSAYDVDHPAPVIEPPRARTRKTPRATRTNFEMYGWLFMRLSGILLVVLVLGHLLIQLVLDGGVTKIGFAFVAGRWASPFWQAWDLIMLWLATLHGANGLRTIINDYAERDNTRLWLKALLYTAAGFTIVLGTLVIFTFDPNIR, encoded by the coding sequence ATGTCCGCCGAGACCACCACCCCCGCGAGCGACGCGGTCAGCGCGTACGACGTGGATCACCCGGCGCCGGTCATCGAGCCGCCGCGGGCCCGCACCCGTAAGACGCCCAGGGCGACCCGGACGAACTTCGAGATGTACGGCTGGCTCTTCATGCGCCTGTCCGGCATCCTGCTGGTCGTCCTGGTCCTGGGCCATCTGCTGATCCAGCTGGTACTGGACGGCGGTGTCACCAAGATCGGCTTCGCCTTCGTGGCCGGCCGCTGGGCCTCGCCGTTCTGGCAGGCATGGGATCTGATCATGCTCTGGCTCGCCACGCTGCACGGCGCGAACGGCCTGCGCACGATCATCAACGACTACGCGGAGCGGGACAACACCCGCCTGTGGCTGAAGGCGCTGCTCTACACGGCGGCGGGATTCACCATCGTGCTCGGCACTCTGGTGATCTTCACCTTCGACCCGAACATCCGCTAG